From Lagenorhynchus albirostris chromosome 15, mLagAlb1.1, whole genome shotgun sequence, one genomic window encodes:
- the LOC132505927 gene encoding zinc finger protein 213 isoform X3, with product MAAPPEPQDQAPGEGEGLLIVKVEDSSWEQDAAQQEDSRDSEVCRQRFRQFCYGDAGGPHEAFSQLWELCCRWLRPELRTKEQILELLVLEQFLSVLPVGVQGWVCERCPGSGEEAVALVEDLQKQPVKAWPQDVPSEGAEPEAAVQGSQAQGPPRKAGTQSRPPVPWEQHSHGAQLPALLKEGSTRETTDTCFDSGGPVTFGDIPFYFSREEWGSLDPAQRDLFWDIKRENSQNIALGLGLTSHSERSRLEEVVTALPGQAAGDVTMSWRLEEAEARPGVPRGRAAGARRGRPPTHRRQFRDLAAEKPHSCGQCGKRFRWGSDLARHQRTHTGEKPHKCQECDKSFRSSSDLVRHQGVHTGQKPFSCSECGKSFSRSAYLADHQRIHTGEKPFGCSDCGKSFSLRSYLLDHRRVHTGERPFGCGECDKSFKQRAHLIAHQSLHAKMAQPVG from the exons ATGGCAGCCCCCCCAGAGCCTCAGGACCAGGCccctggggagggagaagggcttCTGATCGTGAAGGTAGAAGATTCCTCCTGGGAGCAGGACGCTGCCCAGCAAGAGGACAGCAGGGATTCAGAGGTGTGCCGCCAGCGCTTTCGGCAGTTCTGCTACGGGGATGCGGGTGGACCCCACGAGGCCTTCAGCCAGCTGTGGGAGCTCTGCTGCCGCTGGCTGCGACCCGAACTGCGCACCAAGGAGCAGATCCTGGAGCTGCTGGTGCTGGAGCAGTTCCTGAGCGTGCTGCCCGTGGGCGTCCAGGGCTGGGTATGCGAACGATGCCCAGGGAGTGGCGAGGAAGCTGTTGCCTTGGTGGAGGACCTGCAGAAGCAGCCAGTGAAAGCTTGGCCACAG GATGTGCCCTCAGAGGGGGCGGAACCTGAGGCTGCAGTCCAGGGATCTCAGGCCCAGGGGCCTCCCCGGAAGGCAGGGACACAAAGCCGGCCACCTGTACCCTGGGAGCAGCACAGCCATGGTG CCCAGCTTCCGGCTCTTCTTAAAGAGGGGAGCACCAGAGAGACGACAGATACCTGCTTTGACTCTGGG GGACCTGTGACATTTGGAGACATTCCCTTCTATTTCTCCCGGGAAGAATGGGGGTCCCTGGACCCTGCTCAGAGAGATCTCTTCTGGGACATAAAAAGGGAGAACTCCCAGAACATTGCCCTGG GTTTGGGACTCACGAGCCACAGCGAGAGATCCCGGCTGGAGGAGGTGGTGACGGCGCTCCCGGGCCAGGCTGCTGGCGATGTGACCatgtcctggaggctggaggaggCCGAGGCCCGGCCGGGGGTGCCCCGGGGGCGGGCAGCGGGGGCGCGGCGGGGGCGGCCACCCACGCACCGGCGGCAGTTCCGGGACCTGGCGGCCGAGAAGCCGCACAGCTGCGGCCAGTGTGGCAAGCGCTTCCGCTGGGGCTCCGACCTGGCGCGCCACCAGCGCACGCACACGGGCGAGAAGCCGCACAAGTGCCAGGAGTGCGACAAGAGCTTCCGCAGCTCCTCAGACCTGGTGCGCCACCAGGGCGTGCACACGGGCCAGAAGCCCTTCTCCTGCTCCGAGTGCGGCAAGAGCTTCAGCCGCAGTGCCTACCTGGCCGACCACCAGCGCATCCACACGGGCGAGAAGCCTTTCGGCTGCAGTGACTGCGGCAAAAGCTTCTCACTGCGCTCCTACCTGCTGGACCACCGGCGTGTGCACACGGGCGAGCGGCCCTTCGGCTGCGGCGAGTGCGACAAGAGCTTCAAGCAGCGCGCCCACCTCATCGCCCACCAGAGCCTGCACGCCAAGATGGCCCAGCCTGTGGGGTGA
- the LOC132505927 gene encoding transcriptional repressor RHIT isoform X2, translating into MSADGGGIRATQDKEGAQETPGHGHSCQEMLSESEGTVPLGAAQESPHIKMEPEEPHPEGASQEARAQGVRGWVPLSQGSKEKSHFLPGGALPSPQISVLSHEGRTRDRRMAAALLTAWSQMPVTFEDVAVYLSREEWGRLDHTQQSFYRDILQKRNGLSLGFPFSRPFWASQVQGKGEASGSCQQMGDEEEEKRGAMEVGKEELAPSLGALGDMKSFKSRVGRAQGDAPRCGQRAAGSQSSGPAKDDVQPGPVVEAQSEPAPPDIGIPKAQEGRFPEQPREGGTTAPESSEEGLASDGDAGKKTYKCEQCGKAFSWHSHLVTHRRTHTGEKPYACTDCGKRFGRSSHLIQHQIIHTGEKPYTCPSCWKSFSHHSTLIQHQRIHTGEKPYVCDRCAKRFTRRSDLVTHQGTHTGAKPHKCPICGKCFTQSSALVTHQRTHTGVKPYPCPECGKCFSQRSNLIAHNRTHTGEKPYHCLDCGKSFSHSSHLTAHQRTHRGVRPYSCPLCGKSFSRRSNLHRHEKIHTAGPKALAMLMLGAAGALAAPPPAPT; encoded by the exons ATGTCTGCGGATGGTGGAGGCATCCGTGCTACCCAGGACAAGGAGGGAGCCCAAGAG ACTCCAGGTCATGGGCATTCTTGTCAAGAAATGCTTTCCGAGTCGGAGGGGACAGTGCCGTTGGGAGCCGCTCAGGAGTCACCCCACATCAAGATGGAGCCGGAAGAGCCACACCCTGAGGGGGCATCACAGGAGGCCAGAGCTCAAGGAGTACGGGGCTGGGTGCCCCTAAGCCAGGGCTCTAAGGAGAAATCACATTTCCTGCCTGGCGGAG ccctcccctccccccagatcTCTGTGCTTTCTCACGAGGGGAGGACCAGAGACCGGCGGATGGCCGCGGCGCTCCTCACTGCCTGGTCCCAG ATGCCAGTGACCTTTGAGGATGTGGCTGTGTACCTCTCCCGGGAGGAGTGGGGGCGGCTGGACCACACACAGCAGAGCTTCTACAGGGATATCCTGCAGAAGAGGAACGGGCTGTCCTTGG GGTTTCCCTTCAGCAGGCCTTTCTGGGCCTCTCAAGTGCAGGGCAAGGGCGAGGCCTCGGGATCCTGCCAGCAGATGGGagatgaggaggaggagaagagag GAGCCATGGAGGTGGGCAAGGAGGAGCTAGCCCCATCCCTGGGAGCCCTTGGGGATATGAAGTCCTTCAAAAGCAGGGTGGGGAGAGCCCAGGGGGACGCCCCACGGTGTGGGCAGCGAGCAGCCGGCAGCCAGAGCTCAGGGCCAGCCAAGGACGATGTGCAGCCGGGTCCCGTGGTGGAGGCACAGTCGGAACCAGCCCCGCCTGACATCGGCATCCCGAAAGCCCAGGAGGGCCGCTTCCCAGAGCAACCCAGAGAGGGGGGGACGACCGCCCCTGAGAGCAGCGAGGAGGGCCTGGCCTCTGACGGCGACGCCGGCAAGAAGACCTACAAGTGCGAGCAGTGCGGCAAGGCCTTCAGCTGGCACTCGCACTTGGTGACGCACCGGCGCACGCACACGGGTGAGAAGCCCTACGCGTGCACGGACTGCGGCAAGCGCTTCGGCCGCAGCTCACACCTCATCCAGCACCAGATCATCCACACCGGCGAGAAGCCCTACACCTGCCCGTCCTGCTGGAAAAGCTTTAGCCACCACTCGACGCTGATCCAGCACCAGCGCATCCACACGGGTGAGAAGCCCTACGTGTGCGACCGCTGCGCCAAGCGCTTCACCCGCCGCTCGGACTTGGTCACCCACCAGGGCACCCACACGGGCGCCAAGCCGCACAAATGCCCCATCTGCGGCAAGTGCTTCACGCAGAGCTCAGCCCTGGTCACCCACCAGCGCACCCACACCGGGGTCAAACCCTACCCGTGCCCCGAGTGCGGCAAGTGCTTCAGCCAGCGCTCCAACCTCATCGCCCACAACCGCACACACACCGGCGAGAAGCCCTACCACTGCCTCGACTGCGGCAAGAGCTTCAGCCACAGCTCGCACCTCACTGCCCACCAGCGCACCCACCGTGGTGTCCGGCCCTACTCCTGCCCCCTGTGCGGCAAGAGCTTCAGCCGGCGCTCCAACCTGCACCGGCACGAGAAGATCCACACGGCGGGGCCCAAGGCCCTGGCCATGCTGATGCTGGGGGCAGCCGGGGCTCTGGCGGcaccccctccagcccccacctAG
- the LOC132505927 gene encoding transcriptional repressor RHIT isoform X1 has protein sequence MSADGGGIRATQDKEGAQETPGHGHSCQEMLSESEGTVPLGAAQESPHIKMEPEEPHPEGASQEARAQGVRGWVPLSQGSKEKSHFLPGGALPSPQISVLSHEGRTRDRRMAAALLTAWSQMPVTFEDVAVYLSREEWGRLDHTQQSFYRDILQKRNGLSLAGFPFSRPFWASQVQGKGEASGSCQQMGDEEEEKRGAMEVGKEELAPSLGALGDMKSFKSRVGRAQGDAPRCGQRAAGSQSSGPAKDDVQPGPVVEAQSEPAPPDIGIPKAQEGRFPEQPREGGTTAPESSEEGLASDGDAGKKTYKCEQCGKAFSWHSHLVTHRRTHTGEKPYACTDCGKRFGRSSHLIQHQIIHTGEKPYTCPSCWKSFSHHSTLIQHQRIHTGEKPYVCDRCAKRFTRRSDLVTHQGTHTGAKPHKCPICGKCFTQSSALVTHQRTHTGVKPYPCPECGKCFSQRSNLIAHNRTHTGEKPYHCLDCGKSFSHSSHLTAHQRTHRGVRPYSCPLCGKSFSRRSNLHRHEKIHTAGPKALAMLMLGAAGALAAPPPAPT, from the exons ATGTCTGCGGATGGTGGAGGCATCCGTGCTACCCAGGACAAGGAGGGAGCCCAAGAG ACTCCAGGTCATGGGCATTCTTGTCAAGAAATGCTTTCCGAGTCGGAGGGGACAGTGCCGTTGGGAGCCGCTCAGGAGTCACCCCACATCAAGATGGAGCCGGAAGAGCCACACCCTGAGGGGGCATCACAGGAGGCCAGAGCTCAAGGAGTACGGGGCTGGGTGCCCCTAAGCCAGGGCTCTAAGGAGAAATCACATTTCCTGCCTGGCGGAG ccctcccctccccccagatcTCTGTGCTTTCTCACGAGGGGAGGACCAGAGACCGGCGGATGGCCGCGGCGCTCCTCACTGCCTGGTCCCAG ATGCCAGTGACCTTTGAGGATGTGGCTGTGTACCTCTCCCGGGAGGAGTGGGGGCGGCTGGACCACACACAGCAGAGCTTCTACAGGGATATCCTGCAGAAGAGGAACGGGCTGTCCTTGG CAGGGTTTCCCTTCAGCAGGCCTTTCTGGGCCTCTCAAGTGCAGGGCAAGGGCGAGGCCTCGGGATCCTGCCAGCAGATGGGagatgaggaggaggagaagagag GAGCCATGGAGGTGGGCAAGGAGGAGCTAGCCCCATCCCTGGGAGCCCTTGGGGATATGAAGTCCTTCAAAAGCAGGGTGGGGAGAGCCCAGGGGGACGCCCCACGGTGTGGGCAGCGAGCAGCCGGCAGCCAGAGCTCAGGGCCAGCCAAGGACGATGTGCAGCCGGGTCCCGTGGTGGAGGCACAGTCGGAACCAGCCCCGCCTGACATCGGCATCCCGAAAGCCCAGGAGGGCCGCTTCCCAGAGCAACCCAGAGAGGGGGGGACGACCGCCCCTGAGAGCAGCGAGGAGGGCCTGGCCTCTGACGGCGACGCCGGCAAGAAGACCTACAAGTGCGAGCAGTGCGGCAAGGCCTTCAGCTGGCACTCGCACTTGGTGACGCACCGGCGCACGCACACGGGTGAGAAGCCCTACGCGTGCACGGACTGCGGCAAGCGCTTCGGCCGCAGCTCACACCTCATCCAGCACCAGATCATCCACACCGGCGAGAAGCCCTACACCTGCCCGTCCTGCTGGAAAAGCTTTAGCCACCACTCGACGCTGATCCAGCACCAGCGCATCCACACGGGTGAGAAGCCCTACGTGTGCGACCGCTGCGCCAAGCGCTTCACCCGCCGCTCGGACTTGGTCACCCACCAGGGCACCCACACGGGCGCCAAGCCGCACAAATGCCCCATCTGCGGCAAGTGCTTCACGCAGAGCTCAGCCCTGGTCACCCACCAGCGCACCCACACCGGGGTCAAACCCTACCCGTGCCCCGAGTGCGGCAAGTGCTTCAGCCAGCGCTCCAACCTCATCGCCCACAACCGCACACACACCGGCGAGAAGCCCTACCACTGCCTCGACTGCGGCAAGAGCTTCAGCCACAGCTCGCACCTCACTGCCCACCAGCGCACCCACCGTGGTGTCCGGCCCTACTCCTGCCCCCTGTGCGGCAAGAGCTTCAGCCGGCGCTCCAACCTGCACCGGCACGAGAAGATCCACACGGCGGGGCCCAAGGCCCTGGCCATGCTGATGCTGGGGGCAGCCGGGGCTCTGGCGGcaccccctccagcccccacctAG
- the LOC132505927 gene encoding transcriptional repressor RHIT isoform X4: MSADGGGIRATQDKEGAQETPGHGHSCQEMLSESEGTVPLGAAQESPHIKMEPEEPHPEGASQEARAQGVRGWVPLSQGSKEKSHFLPGGALPSPQISVLSHEGRTRDRRMAAALLTAWSQMPVTFEDVAVYLSREEWGRLDHTQQSFYRDILQKRNGLSLAGFPFSRPFWASQVQGKGEASGSCQQMGDEEEEKRGAMEVGKEELAPSLGALGDMKSFKSRVGRAQGDAPRCGQRAAGSQSSGPAKDDVQPGPVVEAQSEPAPPDIGIPKAQEGRFPEQPREGGTTAPESSEEGLASDGDAGKKTYKCEQCGKAFSWHSHLVTHRRTHTGEKPYACTDCGKRFGRSSHLIQHQIIHTGEKPYTCPSCWKSFSHHSTLIQHQRIHTGEKPYVCDRCAKRFTRRSDLVTHQGTHTGAKPHKCPICGKCFTQSSALVTHQRTHTGVKPYPCPECGKCFSQRSNLIAHNRTHTGEKPYHCLDCGKSFSHSSHLTAHQRTHRGVRPYSCPLCGKSFSRRSNLHRHEKIHTAGPKPHSCGQCGKRFRWGSDLARHQRTHTGEKPHKCQECDKSFRSSSDLVRHQGVHTGQKPFSCSECGKSFSRSAYLADHQRIHTGEKPFGCSDCGKSFSLRSYLLDHRRVHTGERPFGCGECDKSFKQRAHLIAHQSLHAKMAQPVG; the protein is encoded by the exons ATGTCTGCGGATGGTGGAGGCATCCGTGCTACCCAGGACAAGGAGGGAGCCCAAGAG ACTCCAGGTCATGGGCATTCTTGTCAAGAAATGCTTTCCGAGTCGGAGGGGACAGTGCCGTTGGGAGCCGCTCAGGAGTCACCCCACATCAAGATGGAGCCGGAAGAGCCACACCCTGAGGGGGCATCACAGGAGGCCAGAGCTCAAGGAGTACGGGGCTGGGTGCCCCTAAGCCAGGGCTCTAAGGAGAAATCACATTTCCTGCCTGGCGGAG ccctcccctccccccagatcTCTGTGCTTTCTCACGAGGGGAGGACCAGAGACCGGCGGATGGCCGCGGCGCTCCTCACTGCCTGGTCCCAG ATGCCAGTGACCTTTGAGGATGTGGCTGTGTACCTCTCCCGGGAGGAGTGGGGGCGGCTGGACCACACACAGCAGAGCTTCTACAGGGATATCCTGCAGAAGAGGAACGGGCTGTCCTTGG CAGGGTTTCCCTTCAGCAGGCCTTTCTGGGCCTCTCAAGTGCAGGGCAAGGGCGAGGCCTCGGGATCCTGCCAGCAGATGGGagatgaggaggaggagaagagag GAGCCATGGAGGTGGGCAAGGAGGAGCTAGCCCCATCCCTGGGAGCCCTTGGGGATATGAAGTCCTTCAAAAGCAGGGTGGGGAGAGCCCAGGGGGACGCCCCACGGTGTGGGCAGCGAGCAGCCGGCAGCCAGAGCTCAGGGCCAGCCAAGGACGATGTGCAGCCGGGTCCCGTGGTGGAGGCACAGTCGGAACCAGCCCCGCCTGACATCGGCATCCCGAAAGCCCAGGAGGGCCGCTTCCCAGAGCAACCCAGAGAGGGGGGGACGACCGCCCCTGAGAGCAGCGAGGAGGGCCTGGCCTCTGACGGCGACGCCGGCAAGAAGACCTACAAGTGCGAGCAGTGCGGCAAGGCCTTCAGCTGGCACTCGCACTTGGTGACGCACCGGCGCACGCACACGGGTGAGAAGCCCTACGCGTGCACGGACTGCGGCAAGCGCTTCGGCCGCAGCTCACACCTCATCCAGCACCAGATCATCCACACCGGCGAGAAGCCCTACACCTGCCCGTCCTGCTGGAAAAGCTTTAGCCACCACTCGACGCTGATCCAGCACCAGCGCATCCACACGGGTGAGAAGCCCTACGTGTGCGACCGCTGCGCCAAGCGCTTCACCCGCCGCTCGGACTTGGTCACCCACCAGGGCACCCACACGGGCGCCAAGCCGCACAAATGCCCCATCTGCGGCAAGTGCTTCACGCAGAGCTCAGCCCTGGTCACCCACCAGCGCACCCACACCGGGGTCAAACCCTACCCGTGCCCCGAGTGCGGCAAGTGCTTCAGCCAGCGCTCCAACCTCATCGCCCACAACCGCACACACACCGGCGAGAAGCCCTACCACTGCCTCGACTGCGGCAAGAGCTTCAGCCACAGCTCGCACCTCACTGCCCACCAGCGCACCCACCGTGGTGTCCGGCCCTACTCCTGCCCCCTGTGCGGCAAGAGCTTCAGCCGGCGCTCCAACCTGCACCGGCACGAGAAGATCCACACGGCGGGGCCCAAG CCGCACAGCTGCGGCCAGTGTGGCAAGCGCTTCCGCTGGGGCTCCGACCTGGCGCGCCACCAGCGCACGCACACGGGCGAGAAGCCGCACAAGTGCCAGGAGTGCGACAAGAGCTTCCGCAGCTCCTCAGACCTGGTGCGCCACCAGGGCGTGCACACGGGCCAGAAGCCCTTCTCCTGCTCCGAGTGCGGCAAGAGCTTCAGCCGCAGTGCCTACCTGGCCGACCACCAGCGCATCCACACGGGCGAGAAGCCTTTCGGCTGCAGTGACTGCGGCAAAAGCTTCTCACTGCGCTCCTACCTGCTGGACCACCGGCGTGTGCACACGGGCGAGCGGCCCTTCGGCTGCGGCGAGTGCGACAAGAGCTTCAAGCAGCGCGCCCACCTCATCGCCCACCAGAGCCTGCACGCCAAGATGGCCCAGCCTGTGGGGTGA
- the LOC132505937 gene encoding mediator of RNA polymerase II transcription subunit 10-like, which yields MAEKFDHLEEHLEKFVENIRQLGIIVSDFQPSSQAGLNQKLNFIVTGLQDIDKCRQQLHGITVPLEVFEYIDQGRNPQLYNKECLERALAKNEQVKGKIDTMKKFKSLLIKELSKVFPEDMAKYRSIRGEDHPPS from the coding sequence ATGGCCGAGAAGTTCGACCACCTGGAGGAGCACCTGGAGAAGTTCGTGGAGAACATCCGGCAGCTCGGCATCATCGTCAGCGACTTCCAGCCCAGCAGCCAGGCCGGGCTCAACCAGAAGCTGAATTTTATTGTTACTGGCTTACAGGATATCGATAAGTGCAGACAGCAACTTCATGGTATTACTGTCCCTTTAGAAGTTTTTGAATACATAGATCAAGGTCGAAATCCCCAACTCTATAACAAAGAGTGCCTGGAGAGGGCTCTGGCTAAAAATGAACAAGTTAAAGGCAAGATTGACACaatgaagaaatttaaaagccTGTTGATTAAAGAACTTTCTAAAGTATTTCCTGAGGACATGGCTAAGTACCGGAGCATCCGGGGGGAAGACCATCCTCCTTCCTAA